In Acinetobacter wanghuae, the sequence GTAAGCTTGATTGCTTTGTGGGTAATGCCGGGATTTGGGATCACTATGCCGATATCGTCAATACCTCAGGTGAACAGCTTGAAAAAGCCTTTGACGAGATCATGGGTATTAACACCAAATCTTTAATTCTTGGTGCGAAAGCTGCGCTTGATGAATTGGTGAAATCTGAAGGTTCGATCATTTTCACGCTGTCTAACTCTGCACTTTATTCGGCAGGTGGCGGTCCGGTTTATACAGCATCGAAGCATGCCGGTGTGGGCATCATGAAAGAACTTGCTTACGAACTTGCGCCTAAAGTACGCGTGAACGCTGTTGCACCATCGGGTATGAACGTGAACATCAAAGGCGCTGCGTCATTGGGTCAAGAAAATGTGGGTCTACTTGATGCACGTGATCCTGAGAAAATTGCCCGTGGTATGCCACTGAATTTCTTACCTGAACCGGAGGAAATGGCAGGTTCATATGTACTCTTGGCATCTCGTCAAAACAACCGTCCACTGACTGGTGTTCTGATCAATGCAGAATGCGGTCTAGGCATTCGTGGTTTACGTCAACCACGTGCTGGTTTCTTTGACGAATAAAAATCCGCTTTCAAAATCTCCCCAAACCCGTCTTTATCAAAGCGGGGATAACGCTCTCCTTTTTTAAGGAGAGTTGGGGGATTCAGCTTTCGACTATTTCAAGGAAGAAAGCTTTCCTATTTAGGAGTCTCTCATGGCCGTTAAACTCATTTGTGCATCGCACAGTCCTTTAATGGAATTTGCTTCACCGCAAGACCAAGCGCAAGAACAAAAAGTTCGTGATGCATTTGCAACTTTGTCTGCTGAAGTAAAAGCTTACGACCCAACCCTGATCATTACTTTTGGTCCTGACCATTTCAATGGTTTCTTCTATGATCTTATGCCAAGTTTCTGCGTGGGTATCCGTGCAAAAGCGGCAGGCGATTGGGACTACGGTAAAGACAACGACCACATCAATGTACCTGAAGACAAAGCGTTGGCAATGATACGTCGTATATTGGACGAAGGTGTTGACGTTGCATATTCATACCGTATGCAAGCGGATCATGGTGTGACTCAGCCATTACATTTCTTATGTGATGGTCAGCTTGATCGTTACCCAACGATTCCAGTATTTATTAATGGCGCTGCTGCACCGATGCCAACAACAAAGCGTACCATCGCTTTGGGACGTGCAGTGGGTCAATTTATCAAATCCTTAAATCTTGAAAATGAGCGTGTCCTTGTTTTAGGTACAGGTGGTCTTTCACATGATCCACCGACACCACAAATGGGTTCAGTACCACCTGAAGTTGAAGAGTTCTTGATTGCAGGTCGTTACCCAACACCTGAAGCACGTAACGCGCGTCAGTCGAAGATTATTGCTGTGGGTCAAAAACTGGCTGCAGGTGACAAATCGGTTGCTGTACCACTGAATCCTGAATGGGACCGTGACCTACTTGAGAAATTTAAAAATGCTGATTTCGCTGCCATGGAAGCCATGACAGAAGCTGAAATTCGTGTTGAAGGTGGTCGTGGCGGTCAAGAAGTTCGCTCATGGATGGCGGCATTTGCTGCCTTAAATGAAATTGGCGAATACGACATGACAACACACTGCTATGAAGATATCAGCGAGTGGATCGCAGGCTTCGGCATCGTATCTGCAGATTTAAAAGGTTAATTGACATGAGCAACATCGAAACCATCGTGATTGTAGGTGCTGGCCAAGCTGGTGCAAGTGCAATCCTAGAACTTCGTGGCAACAAATTTGAAGGTAAAATCATCCTGATTGGTGATGAAACGCATCTTCCTTATGAGCGTCCACCACTGTCTAAAGATGTGATTTTAAAACCTGAAGACACCAAAATCGAAATTCTGTCGGAAGAAAAACTGGCGGATCTTGGTGTTGAAACCATCCGTGGCAATGGCGTACAAAAAATTAACGCTGATGCGAAAACGGTTGAACTTCAAAATGGTGACTTTGTTGCTTATGACAAATTGCTGCTTGCGACTGGCGGTGCAGCACGTCGTCTGCCGAACTTCGATGCGTTAGGTAAACACGTTTATACGCTTCGTAACCTCGAAGATTCACAAGCCCTTGTCCCAGTATTGCAAAAAGGTCAACGCATCATCCTGATTGGTGGCGGTGTGATTGGTCTTGAGCTTGCATCATCTGCACGTTTTAAAGAATGTGACGTGACTGTGATTGAAATGGGTCCAATGGTGATGGGTCGTTCATCACCACGCATCTTGAGCGAATTCTTGCTTGAACAGCAAAAATTGGCAGGTGTGGATGTTCGTCTTTCAACATCAATTGAAAATTGCACATTAGATGGCGAAGAAGTTGTTGTGACTTTAGGTGATGGCATCGAGCTTCGTGCTGATGCAGTCGTTTACGGTATCGGTATCGTGCCAAATGCACAGCTTGCCGTTGACGCAGGTCTTGACGTCGATCTTGCGATCAAAGTGAACGAAAACTGCCAAACTTCAAACCCTGACATTTATGCAGCAGGTGATGTTGCGACTCAGCTTCGCGCATGTGGTCACCACCGCCGTGTTGAAACTTGGGAAAATGCCAATCTTCAAGCAGGCATCTTTGCGCGTCACGTGATGGGTGTTGAGCATCCAACGCCAAATCCAGCATGGTTCTGGACAGATCAGCTTGATATCAACTACCAATTTGTCGGTGATATGGCAGCAAGTGAGTGGCATGTTCGTGGTGAAATTAAACCTGAACTACGTCAAGAGTCTTCATTCGTATTGTTTGGTGTGACAGATAGTGTGATCGTGGGCGGTATCACTGTGAATGCCGCTAAAGAAATGCGTCATTTGAAAAAATTGATCAGTAAGCAAGCAGTGTTTGAAGCAGAGAAGTATTTGGATTTAAGCCAAGATCTTCGTAAGCTTGTGAAATAATCTTGTTTTATAAAAGAGCAGACCTTGGGTAACTTAGGTCTGCTTTTTTATGGCTGTTTTTTTATAGCTGAGATATTACCGCAATTGGCATTGTGAGTTTTCACGACTTTGCGTAGGTATATCTTACTTTTCAAAGATGATGAGAAGCACTGCTTCGCAAGGCAAAAATCTTCTGTAATACTGAGGGGCTGTCCATATCCCCCAGTATTACAGGCGGCATCCTTGCCACCCTCAGCATAGTTGATGACAGGGCGGACATTCGTTTTAGTCTTTACTCTCTTTGAATTACTGTTGAGCTTTTATGAATTCAAACTCTTCTCCCATGATCGTCACTGCAAGTATTTATGCCTTGTTGGTCCTGATTTGGGCAGCAACACCGTTAGCAATTGTATGGAGCGTGGCGGAAGTGCATTCGATGTGGGTGCTGATTATTCGTTACTTGGGTGCGTCCATTTTGGCTATCGCGATTTTAGCGCTCATGCGTAATCCTTTGCCCTTTGATCACACTTCATTAAAAAGCTATGTGGCGGGAAGCTTGAACTTGATTGGCGCGCAGCTATTTATCTATCTTGCTGCCAACTACTTAACTTCAGGTTTAATGGCGTTAATTTTCGGCTTATCACCACTGATTGCAGGATTGATTGGTCATGTGATCTTAAAAACCCATAAATTGGTCTGGTTACAATGGCTTGGGATGGCTGTTGCTGTTGGTGGATTAACATTTGTCTTTGCAGACTCTGCTGAAAGCAATGTCAATCCATGGGGTGTGGTATTGATGATCATTAGTATGATCTCGTACATCAGTTCTATTTTTTGGGTCAAACACATTAATGCACCACTGAAACCGATGTCTCAAGCGACAGGCTCTTTAATCATTTCTTCATTAGGTTCACTACTGTTAGTTCCATTTATTTGGTCATCTTTCCCAACGCAAATGCCAAGTATGCAGGCGCTGTTTGGCTTTGGTTTTACTATGATTTTATCGTCGATTGTGGCCATGCTTTGCTACTTCTGGCTTATCCGACGTCTTGCTGCATCGACCGTGTCTTTGAGTAATGTTATGACGCCGATCATTGCTTTGATTTTAGGTGCGACACTCAATCATGAGCATATTAGCTCACATGCGGTACTTGGTATTGGGATCGTGATGTTCGGGATCGTGATGTACTTTTGGAAAGAATGGCGAGAGCAATATTTTGCTCAATAACAACATGATTTCTAGATAGAGCCGAAAGGCTCTTTTTTGTGGGTAATGATTTGAACGCTATCTTTCATTTTTGGTTATTTATGAGCATGAGCAACAATTTGTAAAACAAAGGCGAATCAGAAAGTTTTAAGATGCTGATACATAAGATCAAAACAGATTGATCTCACATTTTTAGGACAGTTTTAGCATGTCTGACTCTCAGTCTAATAAAGTCGTGGTCTATGCAGCGCTCTTTGGTAACTTAGCCATTGCCATGGTTAAGTTTGTGGCGGCATACATCACCAATAGTTCAGCGATGCTCAGTGAAGCGATTCACTCTGTGGTCGATACACTGAACGAAATTCTGCTGCTGTACGGCATGAAGAAATCACAACAACCTGCGGATGCAACGCATCCTTTTGGTTATGGGCGTGAATTGTATTTTTGGGCATTTATTGTGGCGTTGATGGTCTTTGCATTGGGTGCGATTGCATCTATTTATCAAGGGATTCAACATATCATTAAACCTGAGGAAATCCTGAATCCAACCATTAACTACATTGTGCTGGTTATTGCGATTTTGGTTGAAGGAACCTCGTGGTTTGTGGCCCTAAAAGCATTTAAACGTACCAAGGGTAAGCAGGGCTATTTCGAGGCTTTTCGCCGTAGTAAAGATCCCACAACATTTACGGTACTTTTTGAAGATACAGCAGCCTTGCTCGGTTTATTTATTGCCTTGATTGGTATTTTCCTTGCGCATCGCTTAAATATTCCTGAGCTCGATGGTGTTGCATCTGTCCTCATCGGTATTGTGCTTGCTGTTTCTGCAGTGTTATTGGCACGTGAAACCAAAGGACTTCTCCTTGGTGAAACAGCTGACCCTAAACTGCGGGAAAATGTTTTATTGATCGCTCAACAAGACGCAGCGGTATTTAGTGCCAATGGTGTTTTGACTGAACAAATCGGTGCGCATCAGGTGATTGCATCGTTAAGTTTAGAGTTTAAAGATAACTTAACCTCTGACGAGATTGAAGCCTGTGTCAATCGTATTGAAGCTGAAATTAGACAGGTGCATCCTGAAATTGTGACATTGTTTGTGAAGCCACAGACCAAAGCCATTTGGTTGGAACGAACGCAAGGTCGTGTTTAATCCAAGATAAAAAAAACCGCCTCATGGCGGTTTTTTATGTGCTGACTTTAAAGATTAAAGTAAACCCGGATTGCCTTGTGCAGGGTCAGTTGCACGTGCAGCTTGCGCATCGTGAACGGTTAATCCTAATGCCTTGGCAACACCTTCACCATAGGCAGGTTCACAAGCATAGCAGTTACGGATATGACGATACTTGATGAAATCAAGTGCATCACCCATTGCGCCCGCTGTGTTATTAAATAACGCTTGTTTCTGTTGATCATTCATCAGATTGAATAACGCACGTGGCTGGCTAAAGTAGTCATTGTCATCTTCACGGAAATCCCAAAAATCAGCATTGCCGGTAATTTTTAAAGGCGGTTCACGATACTGTGGCTGTTCTTGCCACTGGTGAAAGCTGTTCGGCTCATAGTGTGGTAATCCGCCATAGTTACCATCCATTCGACCTTGACCATCACGACGGTTTGAATTGACAGGGCAGCGTGCAGCATTGACAGGGATTTGTGAATGGTTCACACCAACACGGTAACGCGCAGCATCTGCATAGTTGACCAAACGCGCTTGCAACATACGGTCAGGTGAATAACTGATACCCGGAACTAAATTGCTCGGTGCAAAGGCTGCTTGCTCTACATCTTGGAAGTAATTTTCTGGGTTACGATTCAACTCAAACTCACCCACTTCAATCAGTGGATAATCACCTTTTGGCCATACTTTCGTCAGGTCAAATGGGTGATAAGGTACTTTTTCTGCATCCATTTCAGGCATGATTTGAACGTACATTTTCCATTTCGGCAAATCACCACGTTCAATCGCATCAAACAAGTCTGTTTGTGAGCTTTCACGATCTTTAGCAATCAGTGCTTCCGCTTCCGCATCAGTTAAGTTCTTAATGCCTTGTTGCGTACGCATATGGAATTTCACCCAGAAACGTTCGTTGTTGGCATTAATGAAACTGAAAGTATGGCTACCAAAACCATGCATATGACGGTAACCATCTGGAATACCACGGTCAGACATGACAATTGTGACTTGATGCAGTGCTTCTGGTAATAATGTCCAAAAATCCCAGTTATTGGTGGCGCTACGTAAATTGGTTTTGGGATCGCGTTTAACGGCTTTATTTAAATCAGGGAATTTACGCGCATCACGTAAAAAGAATACAGGGGTATTATTACCGACTAAATCCCAAACCCCTTCATCGGTATAGAACTTTAAAGCAAAGCCACGGATATCACGTTCGGCATCAGCTGCACCACGTTCACCGGCAACCGTCGAGAAACGTGCAAACATTTCTGTTTTTTTACCAATTTCCGAAAAGATCTTTGCACGGGTGTATTGGGTAATGTCATGCGTGACGGTAAATGTGCCAAACGCACCTGAACCTTTAGCATGCATACGACGTTCAGGAATCACTTCACGTACAAAATTGGCTAATTTTTCATTCAGCCACAAGTCTTGTGCCAAAAGAGGACCACGTGCACCTGCGGTCATACTGTTTTGGTTGTCGACTACGGGCGCACCCGCATCCGTTGTTAAGTGAGTCATAGGACATTTCTTAGTGTCATTACTCATGAGGTTCTCCATTCATTGTTATAGATGTTTTCTAAAGTCAAAGCTCTTTTAAAAGGTATCTAATGCAAAGTAGATGTTGACTTTAAACATTGTGTAACTCGGTACAAGTTAGCCTCATGAAGTATCACACTTGCTTCATATCCGCCTGTTGTACTTATGCAACCTTGTAGAAAATATTCAAAATTAAATGAACCGTGTTTAAATTTCTTCAAGATCTTGTTCTATTAAAGCTTTTTATAAAAATATGACAATGACAATTTGTTTAATTCCCGATGGGAATATTTGTTCGTTTTTATCGGAAAATAATATGAATATTTAACAAGCAATATGCCATTACAAAAAAATTAAATTATCTTAATAATCATGTTTCTATTGCTAAGTTTCAGTTTTGTATTGACCCTGCACTTTTAAGCTAAAAAATATGCTTGAATATTGTACCGAAAAGCGTATGATCAGCTTCCCTAACGAGGGACTCATCACAACAGGTCTTGTTTGTAAAAGGTGAAATTTAATGGCAAAAAAACAATCAAACGTAAAATTAGTTGAGCATAACTTTGTGGCAAAACATATGCATGAAGTCAATCAAAGCCAAGTGTTTACAGACCGTAAAAAGGCACTGAAACGGGGCTATAGCAAACATAAACAAGGGCGATATTCCAATGAAGATCGCTCTTTTTTAATGTCTGATCTTTTATTATTACCATTCATTCAAGCTGCTTGATGAATGTGAATCCAAGCTTGAAAAAGTATCGAGGCTTGATGAATTCAGCGAATTAAAAGAATCAAAGCTCGATAAACTAGCTCCATAGGTATGACCAGCAGTATCTGTAGCTCCTACCATCGGTAATCCTGTTGCAGGATTAATCTCAAAATGCTCTAACGATGAATTCATAGAATTCCAATCATCACTCAACAAATAATTTTTGCTTTGATACTGAATGCTCAGACATGCGTTCAAGTGCATCCAAGTGTTCAAAATCATCCGATGAGGATGTGCCAAATAAAGTACCTACACCGAAACCTGTTGCAGCAAAAATTGACGTATTGCGTATAGTGCTTGGAAGCATCTGTTGATTTGGAAGTATCTGTTGATATTGTGTTGCTATGACGGAAGGATCTATCTTACCCAATAAGCGCTATTGTTTACGTGTGATCTCAACACCCATAAGCGGTGTGGGGTGAGTTACAGATCGCTCAGATGAACGATGACTGGTCATACCTGAATGGTTTGAGCTTGCATGAAAAGAAGACTTTTGGGCTGATGTTCCATTTTTTGATGGGCGAGACTTTGCTTGACGCAGATATCACACCACCGCAACCACCATAAAGAAGATGACAAATTCCATGCGATGTCCTGATGATGATGGTGTTGGACGTTATCCTTTTAAGCACTCACAATCCGCGTTGCAGATTTCACCATATCGCCTAAACCATGCGTTCTAAAGTAGCGCTCTAACCAACTTTTAACCACAAGCGGGTTATCGAGTTTGAGCACATGTGCGAGTAATTCTTGGGCATCACTCATCGGGACATGGCAAATCGCTTTACGCACACGCAAAATATTGCTTGAACTCATGGAAAGGGTATTGAAGCCCATTGCCATAAGTAAGATAGCAGAAATAGGATCTCCCGCCATTTCGCCACAAATGCTGATCGGTTTATTATGACGATGACAATCCTGAACCAAGCGCGATAACGCACGTAAAATGGCAGGATGCAAATGCGAATAGACACTTGCGACACGTGGATTATTACGGTCAACCGCCAGTAAATATTGGGTCAAGTCGTTTGAACCGACCGAGAAGAAATCGACCAATTCTGAAAATTCATCAATTTGATACAGCACACTCGGGACTTCAACCATAATCCCGATTTTAGGTTTGGTAATTTTGACCTGTTCTTCTTCTTGAACTGCAACCCAATCGCGTTCAAGCAAATACAGTGCTTCTTCGACTTCACTGACACTGGTTACCATCGGCAGTAAAATATGCAGATTATTTAAACCAATACTGGCTTTCAGCATTGCGCGAATTTGTGATGAGAAAATTTCAGGATGATCGAGGGTAAAACGAATACCACGCCAACCAAGCGCTGAATTATCTTCTTCAATGGAGAAGTAAGGTAAATCTTTGTCCGCACCAATATCCAAAGTACGCATGACTACAGGTTTATTGGCAAAGTGGCTCAACTGCTGACGGTAGATCGCCCTTTGTTCCTCTTCACCCGGGAAACGGTCGCGCAGCATAAATGGAATTTCTGAGCGATACAGACCCACACCTTTGGCACCGCGTTGTACACCACGCACGACATCAATCATTAAACCTGTATTTACGAATAAACGCACTGCAACACCGTCAGGGGTAATCGCATCTTTGGTTTCGTACTGGCGTAAATCTTTCGCGATTTGCTCTTCTTCTTTTTGAATTTCTTTATAACGGGTACGCAGGCGACGTGGTGGATTAATAAAGACGCGACCTTGATGCGCATCGACAATCATTTCCACATCATCGAGCGTATTGATCGGCAGTTCTGTCACTCCGACAACGGTTGGAATACCGAGCGCACGCGCGACAATCACCATGTGTGAGTTCATTGCACCTTCCGAGGTGACAATGGCTGCAATTTTATCGACAGGCAGTTCAACTAAAGCGGCAGTTGAAATTTCCTCACCAATTAAAATGCTTTCGTCGGTGAGTTCACGGTGGTTGGCATCTTCAACTTGCAACCGCGCCAAAATACGCCGACCGAGGTCTTTTAAATCGGCAACACGTTCTCTGAGATAATCATCTTCCATTTGCGCGAAGCGTGCGACGTGATTATCAATGACAATACGTACTGCACCTTGTGCCCAATTGCCTTCACGAATCTGTTCTTTGATTTCTGCGGGGAGGGCATTTTCGTCCAACATGCGTAAGAACACGCTAAACAATGCACGTTCTTCTGCCATTAAGGCATGCTGCATTTTATCGTCTAAATGTTTAATTTCTTCGCGTACAGAATCAAGGGCCGTGTCGAGGAGTTGCAACTCTTCACTAATATCATCTGCTTCACGATCAGGAACTGCACCTAAATCGGCAGGTGGGTACAGAATGACAGCACGACCGAGTGCAATGCCACCTGAACCAGAAACGCCTTGGAACGTCTTATAGGCAGGCAAATTGTTGGGTTTACGAAACACATCAATGTTACCGACAGCATGTGCATGGGCAATTACGCCTGAGAGCTGCGCGCATAAAGTCACAAGGAAGGATTCAGCCGCTTCACTAAAGTCTTGTGATTCTTTATTTTGAACAACCAAAACGCCCATGACTTTACGGCGGTACATGACCGGAACGCCAAGGAAGGAGTTGTAAATTTCTTCGCCTGTTTCAGGTAAATATAAGAAACGTTCGTGCTTTGGCGCATTGTCTAAATTGACAATTTCTTCACGCTGTCCCACTAGCCCGACCAGACCTTCACCCAGTTGCAGTGAGACATGTCCCACCGCTTCTGGGTTTAATCCCTTAGATGCCATAAGCAAATAGCGATGATTGCGTTCATCGAGCAAATAAATGGAGCAGACATCCACATGCATGGCTTCTGCCACATGATTGACCATGATATCGAGTGACTCATGCAAACTGGTCGATGCATTAATCTCTTGGACAATGCGTCTTAAAGTCTCCAGTTGCATATTCGACATCAGGTCTGCTCCGTTTTTTAAGTGCTAATCTCAAGTTTATTTATAACAATAGATGACCAAAAAATCTGCATATTTATACGATTTTTTTAGCTTTTTTGCCGAGGAAGCTGCTGACACAACTCCACCATCGCTTTACGGTAAACGTCGCGTTTAAAGTTGACGACTTGACCCAATGGATACCAATAACTGACCCATTGCCATTGATCAAATTCAGGCGGATCAGATAAATTCAATTGAATATTCTGAACTGAACCTGTCAGCCTCAATAAAAACCATTTTTGCTTTTGTCCGATACACACCGGATCTGAGTCCGGACGAATGTATCGATGTGGCAAACGATAGCGCAACCACCCTTTGGTTTGCGCAATAATTTGGACATGTTCGGGCAATAAGCCAACTTCTTCTCTTAGCTCACGAAAGAGTGCCTGTTCAGGGGTTTCTCCATATTGGATGCCTCCTTGTGGAAATTGCCATGCATTGTGACCAATGCGCTTTGCCCATAAAACTTGTCCAGCATCGTTTGCCAAAATGATCCCGACATTCGGTCGGAAACCTTCGGAGTCGATCATTTGGCTACCTAAATATTGTTTAATTTATAGCTTTACCCTCGGGGATTGTTATTTCTTTATCCAACACGAAAAGCAAAGTGTAAAAATGTTAAAATTGCTATGATCTTAACGAATTTCTATCGACTAGCGGAGATAGATTTACAATTTTTTTCTTAAATTTCAGTTTTTACGAGTATTTTCATGAAATTGGCACTGTTTGACCTTGATCACACCCTATTAAATACAGATTCTGACCATTCATGGGGAGAATTTCTGGTCAATGAAGGTTTGGTCGATCCAATTCGTCATCGTGCCATGAATAACAAGTTTTATGATGACTATAAAGCAGGGCAACTCGACCCCATTGCCTATAATGAGTTTGTGTTTGAATTTTTAACGCAGCATGAGTCTGATTATTTGACACAATTACATCAATTATTTATGCAAAAAGTCATTCGTCCACAAATGCGCCCTGAAGGCTTTAAAGCCATTCAACGCCATAAAGACGCAGGTCATGCTTTGGTGGGTATTACCGCAACGTCGGACTTTATTACTGCACCAATTTTCCGTGAATTTGGTATCACTGAAATTATTGCCACCAATGCTGAAGTGGTAGATGGAAAATATACGGGTAAAGTGATTAATGTGCCGTGTTATCAACAAGGAAAATTAACGCGTTTAGATCAATGGCTTGCAGGTCGAGACGTGACCGAGTCATGGGCGTATTCAGATTCAATCAATGACCGTTTCTTATTGGAATATTCCGATCATGCGATTGCGGTGAATCCAGATGATCGCTTAGCAACTTTGGCAAAAGAACAGGGTTGGGATATTCAGGACTGGTCGATCTAATCTGAAAAAACTGTTAAGCACAACGAATGTTGTGCTTTTTTATGTGCGCTATTTCAGGGTGAATATTAATGTAATTTCACAATGTATCTGAAGTTCACATGCTAAGCTTTCAAACTCAATACATGCCAATCACTAAAATAATCTGAGGGATTGAATATGAATCAGGTTCGACCGCGTATGACGCATTTATTTGAACAATTAGGCTTAGATTCAACGGCTGCAGCAATCGCAGAATTTATCAGTGAGCATCAGTTACATCAAGATTTAGCATTGCTTGATGCGCCGTATTGGACAAAAGCGCAGCATCAATTCCTAGCCGAAAAAATTGCATCGGATGGAGAATGGGCAATTGTAGTTGATCAACTGAATGAAGCGCTACATGAAGATGCAACCAGCGAAAGCCAAGTGCAGTAACGCGTCAAAATCATAGACGTTAAAAGCCAATCAAGAGATTGGCTTTTTATTTGCGCTGAATGCTTGATTTAAAGCTTAGGAATGCTCATTAACTCGACAAGCGCTTTTGCCGCTTTGGATTGAGTACGACCTGGATGCCATACCATGCCCAGTTGACGGCTCATTTCTAGGTTAATATCTAGCTGTTGTAGCTCTTGATTGACTAAAGTTTTAGGCAGCACCGACCAACCCAGTCCAATTGACACCAACATACGAATCGACTCGAGTGGGTTATTGCTCATGGTCACTTTCGGTTTGACACCTTGTTTTTCAAATTCAGCTAATGTGATTTGCGTGGTATAGGTTTGCGATGAAGGTAACAAGCTTGCATAAGCCAGTAAATCTTCAAGTTTTAAATTTTTACGCTGTGCCAAAGGATGGAATGGGGCTGCCACGAATACCAATGGATCATTCCAAATGGTCACATAGTTTAAGCGTTCATCACCCACCGGTGGCAAAGTCAAAAATGCGAGCTCTAAATCACCTGCAATCACTTGCTCATGCGCTTGTTCAGAATCCACAAAATGCACGTCAAGCGTGACATTGGGGAAGTCTTGTACATACGTTGCCAAATGACTCGGTAAATGATGTAAACCAATATG encodes:
- the ptsP gene encoding phosphoenolpyruvate--protein phosphotransferase: MSNMQLETLRRIVQEINASTSLHESLDIMVNHVAEAMHVDVCSIYLLDERNHRYLLMASKGLNPEAVGHVSLQLGEGLVGLVGQREEIVNLDNAPKHERFLYLPETGEEIYNSFLGVPVMYRRKVMGVLVVQNKESQDFSEAAESFLVTLCAQLSGVIAHAHAVGNIDVFRKPNNLPAYKTFQGVSGSGGIALGRAVILYPPADLGAVPDREADDISEELQLLDTALDSVREEIKHLDDKMQHALMAEERALFSVFLRMLDENALPAEIKEQIREGNWAQGAVRIVIDNHVARFAQMEDDYLRERVADLKDLGRRILARLQVEDANHRELTDESILIGEEISTAALVELPVDKIAAIVTSEGAMNSHMVIVARALGIPTVVGVTELPINTLDDVEMIVDAHQGRVFINPPRRLRTRYKEIQKEEEQIAKDLRQYETKDAITPDGVAVRLFVNTGLMIDVVRGVQRGAKGVGLYRSEIPFMLRDRFPGEEEQRAIYRQQLSHFANKPVVMRTLDIGADKDLPYFSIEEDNSALGWRGIRFTLDHPEIFSSQIRAMLKASIGLNNLHILLPMVTSVSEVEEALYLLERDWVAVQEEEQVKITKPKIGIMVEVPSVLYQIDEFSELVDFFSVGSNDLTQYLLAVDRNNPRVASVYSHLHPAILRALSRLVQDCHRHNKPISICGEMAGDPISAILLMAMGFNTLSMSSSNILRVRKAICHVPMSDAQELLAHVLKLDNPLVVKSWLERYFRTHGLGDMVKSATRIVSA
- a CDS encoding RNA pyrophosphohydrolase encodes the protein MIDSEGFRPNVGIILANDAGQVLWAKRIGHNAWQFPQGGIQYGETPEQALFRELREEVGLLPEHVQIIAQTKGWLRYRLPHRYIRPDSDPVCIGQKQKWFLLRLTGSVQNIQLNLSDPPEFDQWQWVSYWYPLGQVVNFKRDVYRKAMVELCQQLPRQKS
- a CDS encoding HAD family hydrolase; this translates as MKLALFDLDHTLLNTDSDHSWGEFLVNEGLVDPIRHRAMNNKFYDDYKAGQLDPIAYNEFVFEFLTQHESDYLTQLHQLFMQKVIRPQMRPEGFKAIQRHKDAGHALVGITATSDFITAPIFREFGITEIIATNAEVVDGKYTGKVINVPCYQQGKLTRLDQWLAGRDVTESWAYSDSINDRFLLEYSDHAIAVNPDDRLATLAKEQGWDIQDWSI
- a CDS encoding DUF2789 family protein; its protein translation is MNQVRPRMTHLFEQLGLDSTAAAIAEFISEHQLHQDLALLDAPYWTKAQHQFLAEKIASDGEWAIVVDQLNEALHEDATSESQVQ
- a CDS encoding LysR family transcriptional regulator — translated: MNLAAFEAFVKVMETGSISLAADQLFITQPAVTKRIHSLEEYFGVKLFESAGRGVQATHAAHSLLPKVKNWLNELGDIHHTLSHQQGQVQGKLKVGTSHHIGLHHLPSHLATYVQDFPNVTLDVHFVDSEQAHEQVIAGDLELAFLTLPPVGDERLNYVTIWNDPLVFVAAPFHPLAQRKNLKLEDLLAYASLLPSSQTYTTQITLAEFEKQGVKPKVTMSNNPLESIRMLVSIGLGWSVLPKTLVNQELQQLDINLEMSRQLGMVWHPGRTQSKAAKALVELMSIPKL